In Granulicella mallensis MP5ACTX8, the sequence ACTGTCCGCCGGGGCCGGAGGAGCAGAAGGTGTCGATGCGCAGGTCCTTAGCCTCGACCTTCACGTCAACCTCTTCAGCCTCGGGCAACACGGCTACGGTGATGGCGGAGGTGTGTACGCGGCCCTGGGTCTCGGTCGCGGGAACGCGCTGCACGCGGTGCACGCCGGACTCGTACTTCATCTGCGAGTAGACCTTGTCGCCTTCGAATATGGCCGTCACGTCCTTCAGGCCGCCCACGTCGGAGTCGGTCTGGGAGAGTACTTCCACCTTCCACTTGTGCTGCTCGGCGAAGCGCAGGTACATGCGGAAGACTTCGGCGACGAACAGCGAGGCCTCGTCGCCGCCGGTGCCTGCGCGCAGTTCGACGATGACGTTCTTATCGTCGTTCGGGTCCTTGGGCAGCAGCAGTACCTTCAACTCTTCTTCCGTGGTGGCAAGCTTCGGCTCAAGTGTAAGGAGTTCGTCCTCGGCCATAGCGCGCATCTCGGCGTCACTCTCGGTGAGCATGGCTTTGGCTTCGGCGACGCCGTCGCGCAGCTTGCGGTACTCGCGGAACTTGTCCACCGTGGGTTCCAGGTCGCGATGCTGCTTGGCGACGGTCTGAAACTTCTTCTGGTCGGAGACCAGGGTGGGGTCGCCCAACTGGCGGCCGAGGTCTTCGTAGCGTTCTTCAATCTGGTCAAGGCGGTCGAACATAAGGCGGCTCCTCCTGCGAGGGCAGGGATTAGGGCACAGGGATTAGGGATTAGAAAACGAAACAGAGCGGGTGGGCGCAGCTAGGCAAAGTCGTGACGAGGAGGCGTCACGCGGGAGGTGCTCACCGAATTTGTGCCTGTGCGAAACATGTCTATTTAGATGATACAGCCGCCGTCAAGGGTGCGTAGACGTGGTATCGGTATCGGCTTTGAGGCCAGGACCTGCAAGGATCGTAGTTGCTGTTGCCTGTTTTTCGCCGTCATCCTTCGCGTACCGCTCAGGATGACGACAAAAAACAAACAACGGCGGAAAACAGGTAACAACGAAACCAGGCAAAGGCAAAAGGTTGCCCCGGAAGCTACTTTGACAATGTCTTTACAAATACATGACATCGCAAAACCCAACTCTCACGCTAGAATGGCAGTAGAGAAATGGCGATTAGCGAATTCCATTCGCCCGGCCTGACTTGCAAGTGCAGACCATCCTCTCCCGGAGACTAACTTTCTTGAATCTGCGCCTCCTTCCCGCATCGTTCTCCTTCCCTATACGCAAACTCGCGTTTGCTGGTTTTGCCCTCGCCGGTCTGCTCGGCCTGAGCCTTCCTGCCTCTGCTCGCAGCACACGAATGCACATGCACTCACGCGTACTGGCCTTCAGGCCGGTGGCCCTGCTTTCTCCTGGAACCCTGCCCGAGGACGGCGAAAGCCTGCCCACGGCCGGCCACAAGTACGAGTTGAAGCTCTACCATCTGCACACCGGCGAGAGCATCGACGTGGTCTATCGCATCGGCAATGTGTACATTCCTGCCGCGATGGAGAAGCTCAACCACTTTCTGCGCGACCACCGGACCGAGGATGAGAGCCACTACGATCCCCATGAGTTCGACCTGTTGCACAACCTGCTGGCCCGGCTAGGCCGCCCGCAGGGCATGATCGACGTCGTCTGCGGCTATCGCACCCCGGAGAGCAACGAGTACCTGCGCACGCTTAGCGCGGATACCGGCGTGGCCAAGCATTCGCAGCACATGGAGGCCAAGGCGATCGACATCCGCGTGCCCGGCATCCGTACCCGCCGCCTGCGCGATGCTGCGCTGAGCCTGCAGGCCGGGGGCGTCGGCTACTACCCGATCAGCCAGTTTGTGCATGTCGACGTGGGTCCAGTCCGCCACTGGACATTCTCCGGTCATGGCGACAGCTAGGCCCGATTGATCCAACCTTGCACCTGAGGCCATAATGCTTCATGACGACCTCTACCAGCTTCCTTCCGGCCTCTGAGTTAGTTTCAGCAGAGTCTGCGCAGGCCGTTCTCCCCCGCGGATGCACCTTTACCGAGTCCGACTGGCGGGCGCTTGCGCCATTCTGGTACCCGGTCGCCTTCTCGCACGAGGTCGGCAGCCAGCCCTACGCGGCGACTCTGCTTGATGAGCGCGTTGTGGTCTATCGCCTCTCCGACGGCAAGCTGGCCGCGGCACGGGATATCTGCCAGCATCGCGGCGTTCCGCTGAGCATGGGGCACGTCGAAGGCGACGAGATCATCTGCAAATATCACGGGCTGCGCTACGACCGCGAGGGCCGCTGTACCTGCATCCCCGCGCATCCCGGCGGAGCGATCTCGCCACGCCTGCGCCTCCAGATGTTTCAAGTGCAGGAGCGCTATGGCCTGGTGTGGGTGCGGCTGGTGGACAACGGACCGCTGGCATTGCCGGAGATGAACGAGTGGGACGACCCGGCTTACCTGACGGTACTGCCCAACAGCGTTCCGATTAAAGCCGCCGCAGGGCGCCAGATTGAGGGCTTCCTCGACGTCAGCCACTTCGCGTTCATCCACACGGAGAGCTTCGGCGAGGCAGACAACACGGTCGTGCCGGACTATCCCATCACGAAGACTCCGGCTGGGTTTGTGGCCGATTACATCAGCACGGTCAGCAACTACTCGCATGGGTACAAGCACCTGAACCCGCCGGACTTTCTCTGGCGCAGGCGGTTCGAGGTCTACTACCCCTTTACGGCAAAGCTCACGGTCTTCTTTCCGAACGACGGCCAGCTCCACATCATGAATGCGGCGTCGCCGGTCTCCGCGCGGCAGACGCAGCTCTTTGTGCCGATCTGCCGGAACTTCGATAAGGACGCTCCGCTGCAGGCGACGCTCGACTTCAACCACCAGGTGTTTGCGGAGGATATCGCGATCGTGGAGCGGCAGTGGCCGGAGGATCTGCCGATCGATCTCCAGGAAGAAGCGCATTTCCCGGCGGATCGCAGCTCGATTGCCTATAGAAAGGGACTTGCTGCTCTGGGTCTGGGGCGCAGTTATACGGCGTAGAAGGTGTTTGGTGTCACTCCTGCTGTTGTCTTTGCTTTTCTGGTTGTCATTCCGAGGCGTAGCCGAGGAACCTGCTGTCTGCTTGGATTGTCCATGACTTTCGCATGGCAAGAACGGAAGGGCACGGTTTCAACCGTGCCAATAGAAGCGCAACAGCACGAGGAGAGATAAAAGAACGGCTCTACGGCATGGCAGAAGCCATGCCCTTCCGTTCTTGCCTCACGAATAGCAGTGCACGCGACCAGCAACGGGCGATCCGTAGAGTACTTATGTAACCCCTCGGGCCCCGCAACAGTCCTATATCTGTACAACGACCCACGGAGGTCTCCATGTCCCGCTTCAACCTGCTGCGAAACTCGATGCTCGCTGTTCTGCTGGCTCTTTCACTCTGCGCTGGATGCAAGGCGGCCGACAGGCCCCCTGTTCCCGCTCCCACCACTGACGTTGCTCTCGCGACTACCGCAGGAAAGCAGAAGGCCATCTTTGCGGGCGGCTGCTTCTGGGGCACGCAGACCGTCTTTGAGCATGTGCGCGGCGTGCTGGCTACGACCGCCGGTTATGCGGGCGGCTCGGCCTCGACGGCAACCTACGACCAGGTAACGACGGAGACCACCGGCCATGCTGAATCCGTCGAGGTCGTCTACGACCCCTCGAAGATCACCTATGGCCGGCTGTTGCAGCTCTTCTTCTCGGTGGTGCATGATCCGACGCAGCTTAATCGCCAGGGGCCGGATGTAGGAACGTCCTACCGGTCGGCGATCTTCACGCTGAACGACGATCAGCGCCGCATCAGCCTGGCCTACATCGCGCAGCTCAACGCCGGGAAGATCTTCCCCAAGCCGATTGTGACGGAGGTTACGCCCTCGAAGGGCTTCTACCGCGGTGAGGACTACCACCAGGACTACGCGCTCAACAACCCGAACAACCCCTACATCCTGGTCTGCGACCGTCCCAAGCTCGAGGCTCTGAAGAAGGAGTTTCCCGAGCTGTACGTGCCTTACAAGGGCAAGTAATCAGATGGACGATGCTCATTTGAAATAGATGAGAGAGCAAGCACGAAACTAAGCCCGAAGGGGCGACGCTATACCAGCCCAGGGCGTAGCCCTGGGTAGAAGGCATCACGAAGAGCAGAGGGCTCAAGGCCCGACCTATCGGTAATACCACGATAGGTCGGACCTTCAGCCCTCTCTTTCTTGCTATGCACAAAACCCAGGGCTACGCCCTGGGCTGGTATGGCGTCGCCCCTTCGGGGCTTAGATTTGTGCCTATGTTGGATGAGTATGCTCTATAAGAACTTGCTCGCAACGTTAATTCACTTGTTTCTTCGGCAGCTTCCACGTAGGTTTAGGTGTCATTCATCCTTCACGTTAAGGCTCTTCCTATGCGGCGTCTGCTTGTGTCTTCTCTTGTAGTTCTTTCCGCCGTTGGCGGTCGTGCCGTTGGACAACAAACCACTGTTCCGGCAGCTTCAGTACCAGTAGCTTCAGCAATAAGCTCCCCTGTTGCCCCTGTGGCAGCACCGGTTCGAGTAGCAGACCCTACAGCTCCTGACGCCTCGGGCAGGTACATGCTTCGCGAGGGCGAAGATGTGAATCTACAGTTTGCGCAGGACCTGAGTTCCAAGACCTCATCCGAAGGCGACCCGGTAACACTGATTCTCGCCGACGACCTGAAGGTGGGCAACGTGGTGGTGGCGAAGGCCGGCGCGAAGGCGTTTGGCGAGGTAACCAAGGCGGAGAAGTCGGGCATGATGGGCAAGGCCGGCGAACTGAATCTGCGGCTCGATTACATGAAGGTAGGCGATACCAAGATCAGATTGCGCGGCACCAAGGGTAAAGAAGGTGAGAGCGGAACGACCAGCGCCGTCGTTCTGACGGTGCTCTTCGGGCCGATCGGCCTGATCAAACACGGCAAGAATGTAGAGATCAAGAAGGGCCAGGCATTGCACGCCTACATCGGAGATGATGTTGCGGTGTTTCCGGCGAGCTAAAACTGGCTCAAGGCAATAAGCCGTAAAGCTGAAAAGGCCGAAGACTGCGGCGAGGGTTTGTTTCCTCTCTCCGCGGTCTTCGGCCTTCTTTCGTGCAGGAGTTTCAGTTACTGCTTGCTGACAGACTTGGAGTGCGCATCGGCGGAGTGCTTGTGAGCCTCTGTCGAGTGCTCATGGGCCTTCTCCGAGTGCTCGTGAGCGGCCTTGTGATCGCCGCTTTCGTGGTGTTCCGCTGCCGCGTGGTGGGCCTTGGCCGCGTGCTCATGGTGTTCTGCTGCCTTCTTGTGCGCTTCGTGTGCCATGGTGTGAATCCTCCTGGGACCTCTGGAGAGTTGCCCCAGACCGTCTGAGTCGGATGCCCGGACCGGGGTTGTGCTGCCGGGCGAACGTTCACCGAGGATTCACTGCCTGTTCGCAAACGCAGAAAACCCCTCTTCTCGGGATTGCTAAGAAGAGGGGTTTTCAGGAAGTGACTGGATCTGGAGCGTTCAGGGATTAGCGATGACCGCCGCCACCACCACCGTGGAAGCCTCCGCCTCCACCGCCGCCATGGAAGCCGCCGCCACCGTAGCCGCCGTGGAATCCACCGCCGTAGCCGTAGCCACCACGGTATCCATAGCCGCCTCGGAAGCCGTAACCACCGTAGAAGCCATAGCCGAAGCCGTAGTACGGATAGCCCCAGCCCCAGTAATCATAGGGTCCAAAGCCGTAGCCATAGCCGTAGTAGGGGTAGCCGCCATAGCCATAGTCGCCACCATCGTCGCTACGATAGCGAGCGTAGTTAGGTACCGGCAGCAGGTCGGCGCGAGCCTGGTTGGGATCGTTTTCGACCGAGCGGATGGGCTGTGAGCCGAAGGAGACCTCGTGGTTCTCCTTCACCTTGACGCCCTTGTCGGTGGCGTTGGTCTGGTGGGAGTAGGCGCGGGCTTCACCCTTGAAGACGCGGACGGTGTTGGTGTCGGCGTTGAAGGTGTAGATGCCGTCCTTTACCAGCGCGGTCTGTCCGCCCGGCAGGTCGACGAGGATCTGGGCGCTGTCCGCGGGGTGGAAGACGCTGACGTTGGCGAGACCATGCTCCAGACGGAGCTCGGTGCCGCTGGCGTCGGCCGAGATGGTACGAACGGCGGTATTGGGTCCGACACGAACCAGAACGCCGGGCATGACGCGGGCGCTGGCGGTGCCGTCGGTGGTCTCAAGGGATTGGCCGCTGCCCAGGTTGTGGGCGCGGAAACCGTTGGGGACCGTGCGCTGGATGGGAGCCGCCTGGTTCTGCATGTAATTGGTAGGGGGTGGTGCAGGAGCACTATCGGGGTCAGCCGTACCCGTATTCTGCGCCAGCGACGTGGCGGCAGATGCGGAGAGCATCGCCAGGGCAAGCAGGAGAGTTGAGGACCTTTGCATCATAAAAACCTCTACTGAGTTAGATGCGGATTGGTTAAAAATGTTTCGGTACGCGCTGTTGCGGGTGCAGTATGGTTTGTCATTTGTTTGTCTATCGCGAGTGTTTTGTCGACTTTCCTACAAAATTGTCATCTCGACCGGAGGCGGCGTTCTTTGCCGCCGTCCATTCGACTTCGCTCAGGACGGAGAGACCTGCAGTTTGCTCATGCGGGCGATAGTGCCTCCATGGGCAAACTGCAGGTCTCTCCGCTACGTATGACATAAAGCCGTCATGCTCCGGTCGAGATGACAGCATTGGGGGAGATCCGAAAAACACCTACTTACCAACCCCAACCGAAAAGCAGTGTCGTCTCTACGACATCAAACCGCGCCACCCAGCCAACTTCAACCCGGCGCAAGGTAGGGAGAGTGCCATGAGAGTTCGTCTAGCTGTAAGCTTCTTCATTCTGGGACTGGCCCTTACACCGGCAGGAGCGCAGCAGCGGGGCGAGGCCACTCCTGCGGCGATGGCCGCGTGTGGCCCGTCGAGTGCCAGCTTTGAGGTGAAGTCCGACAAGTCCCAGCAGCCCGCGCCGCAGGTCCCTTCCGGCAAGGTCCTGGTGTACCTGTTCGAGAACATCGCGAGGGCTCCCCTGAGCGGTGCGCTGGTGAGAGTGGGGGTGGACGGCCAGTGGGTGGGCGCGACTCTGAACGAAACCTACCTGACCTTCCTGGTCGATCCCGGCATCCATCATCTGTGCGTGCGGGCCCAGGGAGCGGCTCCGTCTCTGGCGGAAGATGGAATAGCCCTGCGCCGGTTGAACGCCCAGCCGGGCGAGACGTATTCCTTCCGCGCCCAGGTCTTGCGCTCGGAGGGCTCCGGCATCACCCTGCTGGACCCGGTGGACGAAGACCAGGCCCAGTTCCTGCTCCAGACCTCATCCCGGGCGATTTCGCATCCGAAGTAGCGCGGGCAGGAAGTTGCAATAGGCAGCGTATTGCGGCGTTATCATAGGGGTGCGCCACCCGGGAGGGCATTGCATGGGAGAACTGAATCGCATCACGCAGAACCCCGCTGTTATGGGCGGCAAGGCCTGCATCCGTGGAATGCGCGTGACGGTCGGAATGGTAGTAGGGCTGATCGGCTCCGGGCGGAGCGTGGATGAGGTGCTCACAGCGTACCCATACCTTGAACGTGAAGATGTGCTCCAGGCCCTTCGGTATGCGGCCTGGCTTTCAGAAGCGCGTGAGGTCGTGCTAGCCGAGGCATGAAGCTGCTTATCGACATGAATATGTCTCGGCTTTGGGTGGAGATATTGAAAGACGCAGGCTTCGAAGCCGCGCATTGGTCGTCGCTCAGGATGGCGAACGCTCCAGATTCAGAGATTATGGCCTTTGCGAAAGCAAACGGTTATGTAGTCTTCACGCAGGATTTAGATTTCGGTCTCCTTCTAGCTACGACACTTGGCGAAAGGCCGAGCGTTGTTCAAGTTCGTGCACAGGATGTTTTACCGGACACGATCGGCAAACAGGTCATCGAGGCCTTGCAGCAGATGATGACTGAGCTGGCTGAGGGGGCGCTGGTTACCGTCGATCCGAAGAGAATGCGACTGCGGGTATTGCCTTTGCGGTCGAGAGACTAAAAGCCCTTTTGCTGACGCAGTCGTGCTTCGCCGATAGCTCGCATCTCAGAGTCGAGATGCAGGGCACTCAGCTGTCACGGGTATATTTTTGAACCGCTCCAATAAACTGGGGGAGCTGACGATCGAATACGGAGTTTTCTAATGAGGAATATCGGATTTTCAAGCGGCGCTTTGGCGAAGGGTGATTTTCAGGAGGCCTTGAGAATGCTTGCTCCTCACGATCCCCCCTGCCTGGAGCTTTCGGCGCTTCGGATGGAGGAGGTCGCTCCTCTCGTGGAAGCGTTGCCGACATTGGATCTGGCCCGGTATGCCTATCTGTCGTTTCACGCTCCAGGTCGATTTACAGAAGAAGAAGAAGAGGAAGGTCTGGCCGATCTTCTGTTTCAGCAAATCCCCACAGCCTGGCCGATCATCATGCACCCCGACGCGATCTTCGACTTCGGGCACTGGCGCGGCGCTTTGGGAAACATCTGGCCATCGAAAACATGGACCGACGGAAGCCCTGCGGCAGAAACGTAACGGAGCTAAAAGGCATCTTTGCTGAACTCCCAGAAGCCTCGCTCTGCTTCGACATCGGTCATGCCCGCCAATACGACTCTTCGATGACAGAGGCATTCCTCATCCTTTCAACCTTTGCGGAGCGACTGGTGCATGTGAGCGAGGTCAACAGCGAAAGCCAGTATGACCCCATCTCTTACGGAGCCAAACTCGCTTTCCAGCAGGTGGCAGAGTTGATCCCGCAGTAGATTCCAATCATCGTTGATGAGCCGCGTGCCGGAAGACAAGATAGTGAGCGAAATAGAAAGTGCCCGGGAAGCCCTCACCGTGGCAATCAAACGGAACGATCAAGAGGCCGATGGGATGTCTAAATCCATTTTGGGGACGCTTCAGGCAGCCTGAAGTGGCGGAAGATGGAATCGCCCTGCGCCGGTTGAACGCCCAGCCGGGCAAGACGTATTACTTCCGCGCCCAGGTCTTGCGGTCGGAGGGCTCCGGCATCACCCTGCTGGACACGGTGGACGAAGAACAGGCCCAGTTCCTGCTCCAGACGTCAACCCGGCCATTTCGCACCCGAAGTAGGGAAGCTGAATTCCGCAGACTTTAGACAGATGCATTACTCATGGCCGATGATCAACACCTCAAGCAGGGATGCCGGTTGGCGCACTCTTGCCCTCAACGATTTGGGTGGCAAGGAACCCGTGGCCACCCACTCATGTGCAAAGGACGTGCATGAATGGCACCCAGCAAATTGGATTGTGAGTCCAACGAAGCGATCCCACATATACTGAGCTCTAAGGAATGGTATGCCGACAGTCATCTCCGAAAAAGCAATTCAAACCCGAAAATACTGGATCAATGAAATTAAAAAGCTGAGCGGCGACTTTGGCGCGGATTCGACTCGTCTATTTAGCGAGCTCGAGTCAGAACTTGAGGTATCGGGTGGTCAGGGTCTCAGAAGCCATCTACGACTCTGTGGAGCCATTCCTGAAACCTACAACCATGATTCCAGTGAAGAGAAGTTGTATTCAAAGTACACTGACATATTAGCTAGTTTGGCGTTTACTCATCTTGGGGTTCGCTCTGTTGTTTTGGTGGAGCGTGGAGACGCTGCTGATGTTGAGTGTTTCGCCGATGACTATGAGTTTGTAGCCGATGCGAAGGCATTCCGTTTGAGCCGTACGGCTAAGAATGCGAAAGACTTTAAAGTCCCTTCCATGCATAAGTGGAAGTACCACCGTCAGCATGCAATGGTTATCTGCCCTTTGTATCAAATGCCCTCCAACTCAAGTCAGATATATCGACAAGCAATTAGTGATGACGTCTGTATCCTCTCTTTCTCCCATCTGTCGCTATTAACCGCATTCGCCGAAATCGCTTCACCAAACGAGGCAAGGCGGCTTTTAAAGCAGATCTTCAAGGTGATAGCAACTCTTCACCCTTCAAAGGATGCAAGCGCTTACTGGAGGGCCATAAACACGACGTTTCTTGATTTCGACGATCGTCTCAAGGATCTCTGGCGCGAGGAAAAGTTGGCATTCGTTGAAGCAC encodes:
- the prfA gene encoding peptide chain release factor 1; protein product: MFDRLDQIEERYEDLGRQLGDPTLVSDQKKFQTVAKQHRDLEPTVDKFREYRKLRDGVAEAKAMLTESDAEMRAMAEDELLTLEPKLATTEEELKVLLLPKDPNDDKNVIVELRAGTGGDEASLFVAEVFRMYLRFAEQHKWKVEVLSQTDSDVGGLKDVTAIFEGDKVYSQMKYESGVHRVQRVPATETQGRVHTSAITVAVLPEAEEVDVKVEAKDLRIDTFCSSGPGGQSVNTTYSAIRITHLPTNTVVSCQDEKSQIKNREKAMRVLRARLYEVEAERVHQLQAKERKQQVGTGDRSEKIRTYNFPQNRLTDHRIGLTNHQLAMVMEGLLQPTVDALIAHYTAERLRAEVAA
- a CDS encoding YcbK family protein; protein product: MNLRLLPASFSFPIRKLAFAGFALAGLLGLSLPASARSTRMHMHSRVLAFRPVALLSPGTLPEDGESLPTAGHKYELKLYHLHTGESIDVVYRIGNVYIPAAMEKLNHFLRDHRTEDESHYDPHEFDLLHNLLARLGRPQGMIDVVCGYRTPESNEYLRTLSADTGVAKHSQHMEAKAIDIRVPGIRTRRLRDAALSLQAGGVGYYPISQFVHVDVGPVRHWTFSGHGDS
- a CDS encoding aromatic ring-hydroxylating oxygenase subunit alpha — encoded protein: MTTSTSFLPASELVSAESAQAVLPRGCTFTESDWRALAPFWYPVAFSHEVGSQPYAATLLDERVVVYRLSDGKLAAARDICQHRGVPLSMGHVEGDEIICKYHGLRYDREGRCTCIPAHPGGAISPRLRLQMFQVQERYGLVWVRLVDNGPLALPEMNEWDDPAYLTVLPNSVPIKAAAGRQIEGFLDVSHFAFIHTESFGEADNTVVPDYPITKTPAGFVADYISTVSNYSHGYKHLNPPDFLWRRRFEVYYPFTAKLTVFFPNDGQLHIMNAASPVSARQTQLFVPICRNFDKDAPLQATLDFNHQVFAEDIAIVERQWPEDLPIDLQEEAHFPADRSSIAYRKGLAALGLGRSYTA
- the msrA gene encoding peptide-methionine (S)-S-oxide reductase MsrA; translation: MSRFNLLRNSMLAVLLALSLCAGCKAADRPPVPAPTTDVALATTAGKQKAIFAGGCFWGTQTVFEHVRGVLATTAGYAGGSASTATYDQVTTETTGHAESVEVVYDPSKITYGRLLQLFFSVVHDPTQLNRQGPDVGTSYRSAIFTLNDDQRRISLAYIAQLNAGKIFPKPIVTEVTPSKGFYRGEDYHQDYALNNPNNPYILVCDRPKLEALKKEFPELYVPYKGK
- a CDS encoding DUF433 domain-containing protein — its product is MGELNRITQNPAVMGGKACIRGMRVTVGMVVGLIGSGRSVDEVLTAYPYLEREDVLQALRYAAWLSEAREVVLAEA
- a CDS encoding DUF5615 family PIN-like protein is translated as MKLLIDMNMSRLWVEILKDAGFEAAHWSSLRMANAPDSEIMAFAKANGYVVFTQDLDFGLLLATTLGERPSVVQVRAQDVLPDTIGKQVIEALQQMMTELAEGALVTVDPKRMRLRVLPLRSRD
- a CDS encoding HindIII family type II restriction endonuclease yields the protein MPTVISEKAIQTRKYWINEIKKLSGDFGADSTRLFSELESELEVSGGQGLRSHLRLCGAIPETYNHDSSEEKLYSKYTDILASLAFTHLGVRSVVLVERGDAADVECFADDYEFVADAKAFRLSRTAKNAKDFKVPSMHKWKYHRQHAMVICPLYQMPSNSSQIYRQAISDDVCILSFSHLSLLTAFAEIASPNEARRLLKQIFKVIATLHPSKDASAYWRAINTTFLDFDDRLKDLWREEKLAFVEALADAKQEALACLSTERSRILRMTHAEAIQALVKFRKLDAREKLIKSFSDNGLMEIA